The window GTTTAAAGTAAAGAGATTCTTTGAATTAATGAAACTTAAAAAATAGCATTGTATTTATTACTTGAATTCACATAATTCCCATTATGTGAGTTCTGGTTTATCTCACGAGAAATCGTGGATTTATGACATCCCAATTTACGAGCTATATCTGATTGTGTATAACCATAATCCAAAAGATCAGATAATCGTCGTCGTCGTTCTTGATTTAGTTGTGTGAATTTCCTGTGTTTTTGCAATACAACACCTCCGG is drawn from Candidatus Delongbacteria bacterium and contains these coding sequences:
- a CDS encoding helix-turn-helix domain-containing protein — encoded protein: MQKHRKFTQLNQERRRRLSDLLDYGYTQSDIARKLGCHKSTISREINQNSHNGNYVNSSNKYNAIF